A genomic segment from Oryctolagus cuniculus chromosome 16 unlocalized genomic scaffold, mOryCun1.1 SUPER_16_unloc_1, whole genome shotgun sequence encodes:
- the LOC127490050 gene encoding vomeronasal type-2 receptor 116-like: MLEHIKAFLKGLGRWLWKNYQYVLAFRFAIQEINKNPQLLPNLTLGFKFYNAFASEQYTLLSIVYWLFGATVPLPNYTCHTQGRHVAIIAGTTSALSVEFGTLLELYKTPQLTYGPFDPMLNDKDQFPSLYQMASSDSSLGHGMISLLLHFGWTWVALFVSDDMKGEQFLQYFEAAMLKKGICVAFTVKLPVTKKLYAGSDLTFMSSIRVSSANVHILYGDVRGLISVDISVQSYLTMGKVWIMTSKWDLVISETNHMLHSLHGGFSFSPHKEEIPGLKLFVKMAKPSHYPEDFYFSKLWLFHLDCSLAGSFCGHIGTCSPNTSLEFLPGHIDLLTISDSSYLVYNAVYTVAHVLHKMILEKVEMRSLAEASQPMILPWQVSLFPLIPVLQLHPILRKIQFTNRAGDDVSFHETRHHVVHYDIQNIVNFPAGFRLLVKIGEFSSKSPHDQDLLINEDIIEWPVGFKKTPQSVCSQRCGPGFRKMSQEGRPVCCYTCVFCPERDVSNQTDAEQCIQCAEHEYPNMERSHCLPKMMTFLAFEDALGMALVCMALCFSVTTAAVLGVFVKHRDTPIVKANNRSLSYILLIALLLCFLCSLLFIGRPNTATCLLRQITFGLVFTVAISAVLAKTITVILAFKVMKPGRTIRRLLVSGASNFIIPICSLIQLALCGIWLGISPPFIELDAYAEPDHIILVCNKGSVTAFYCVLGYLGSLALASFTVAFLARNLPDTFNEAKFLTFSMLVFCSVWVTFLPVYHSTKGKVMVAVEVFSILASSAGLLGCIFVPKCYIILIRPEKNSLKGLKKRASSKGF; this comes from the exons gtggctgtggaagaactaccaatatGTGCTGGCCTTCCgctttgccatccaggagatcaataaaAACCCCCAGCTACTCCCCAACCTGACCCTCGGTTTCAAATTCTACAATGCCTTTGCCAGTGAACAGTACACCTTATTGAGCATAGTGTATTGGTTGTTTGGGGCCACTGTGCCTTTACCTAACTACACTTGCCATACACAAGGCAGACATGTTGCCATCATTGCTGGAACCACATCAGCATTGTCTGTTGAATTTGGAACGCTTTTGGAGCTctacaaaaccccacag ctCACCTATGGCCCTTTTGATCCCATGCTAAATGATAAGGACCAGTTTCCCTCACTCTATCAGATGGCCAGCAGTGACAGCTCTTTGGGCCATGGAATGATCTCCTTGTTGCTGCATTTTGGCTGGACTTGGGTGGCGCTCTTTGTGTCTGATGACATGAAGGGAGAGCAGTTCCTTCAGTACTTTGAAGCAGCGATGCTCAAGAAAGGAATCTGTGTGGCCTTTACAGTTAAGCTCCCTGTCACAAAGAAGTTGTATGCGGGTAGTGATCTCACTTTCATGAGTAGCATCAGAGTTTCATCTGCAAATGTGCATATTCTCTATGGTGATGTAAGAGGTCTCATCAGTGTGGACATTTCAGTGCAGTCATATTTAACCAtggggaaggtgtggatcatGACATCAAAGTGGGATCTTGTCATTTCTGAGACAAACCACATGCTGCACTCTTTGCATGGAGGCTTCTCTTTTTCACCCCACAAGGaagaaatccctggcctcaaacTTTTTGTCAAGATGGCAAAGCCTTCTCACTACCCAGAAGACTTTTACTTCAGTAAATTATGGCTTTTTCATCTGGACTGCTCACTTGCAGGATCATTTTGTGGACATATTGGAACCTGCTCACCAAATACTTCcttagagtttcttccaggacacATTGACTTGCtgaccatatctgactccagctatttAGTCTACAATGCTGTCTACACAGTGGCCCACGTCCTCCATAAAATGATTTTGGAGAAAGTAGAAATGAGATCCTTAGCAGAAGCATCCCAGCCCATGATTCTTCCCTGGCAG GTCTCCCTGTTTCCACTGATTCCTGTTCTCCAGCTTCATCCAATCCTGAGGAAAATCCAGTTTACAAACCGTGCTGGAGATGATGTGTCTTTCCATGAAACAAGACACCATGTGGTACATTATGATATTCAGAACATTGTAAATTTTCCTGCTGGATTTCGGTTGCTGGTTAAAATTGGAGAATTTTCCTCTAAGAGTCCACATGACCAAGATTTGCTGATCAATGAAGACATTATAGAATGGCCTGTTGGATTCAAAAAG acTCCTCAATCTGTGTGTAGCCAGAGGTGTGGTCCAGGATTTCGGAAAATgtcacaggaaggaagacctgtctgttgcTATACTTGTGTTTTTTGTCCAGAGAGAGATGTTTCCAATCAGACAG ATGCAGAAcagtgtatccagtgtgcagagcaTGAGTATCCGAACATGGAGAGAAGTCACTGCCTCCCCAAGATGATGACCTTCTTAGCCTTTGAGGATgccctggggatggctctggtttgcatggctctgtgcttctctgtaaccACAGCTGCAGTTTTGGgagtctttgtgaagcaccgagacactcccatcgTCAAGGCCAATAACCGGtctctcagctacatcctgctcatcgccctcctcctgtgcttcctgtgctccttactcttcattggccgtcccaacacagccacctgcctcctccgaCAAATAACATTTGGTCTTGTGTTCACAGTGGCTATTTCTGctgtgctggccaagaccatcactgtgattctgGCTTTCAAGGTTatgaaacctggaagaactatCAGGCGATTGCTTGTATCTGGAGCTTCTAACTTCATCATTCCCATCTGTTCCTTGATCCAACTAGCTCTATGTGGCATCTGGTTGGGaatctctcctccctttattgagtTAGATGCATATGCTGAGCCtgaccacatcatcctggtgtgcaacaagggctcagtcactgccttctactgtgtcctgggctacctgggttcCTTGGCCCTAGCGAGCTTCACTGtagctttcctagccaggaatctgcctgacacattcaatgaagccaagttcctgacgttcagcatgctggtgttctgcagtgtctgggtgaccttcctgcctgtctaccatagcaccaaggggaaggtcatggtggccgtggaggtcttctccatcttggcctccagtgcggGACTCCTGGGGTGCATTtttgtccccaagtgctacattattcttaTAAGGCCTGAAAAGAATTCTCTGAAAGGCTTAAAGAAAAGAGCAAGTTCTAAGGGATTCTAa